The Dehalococcoidia bacterium genome contains a region encoding:
- a CDS encoding nitroreductase — translation MEIIEAINSRYSVRAFKSHPVPRHILEELLTVSQRAPSWANTQTWEFAVVGGAVLDNLRKALADRAFAQDARNADIPYPEWTGKYKERRSRNGYRLYEHMGIAREDVEKQLNWFVSMYRFFDAPNAIYIYAERDISDWAIMNVGLLAQTISLAALHYGLGSIMLAAGVSYPDTVRQKLNIPESKQILISIAIGYPDADSRVNKFRTERVPLSEICSWHGL, via the coding sequence ATGGAGATCATTGAGGCTATAAATAGTCGTTACAGCGTGCGCGCTTTCAAGTCCCATCCCGTGCCCAGGCATATACTGGAGGAGTTGCTGACCGTTTCTCAGCGCGCACCGTCCTGGGCTAACACGCAGACCTGGGAGTTCGCCGTGGTGGGTGGTGCTGTGCTGGATAATCTGAGGAAGGCGCTGGCCGACCGGGCCTTCGCGCAGGATGCGCGTAATGCGGATATACCCTATCCCGAGTGGACGGGGAAGTATAAGGAGCGGCGCAGCCGCAATGGGTACAGGCTGTACGAGCATATGGGCATAGCCAGGGAGGATGTCGAGAAGCAACTCAACTGGTTTGTGAGCATGTACCGCTTCTTCGATGCGCCCAATGCCATCTATATCTATGCCGAAAGGGATATCAGCGACTGGGCCATCATGAATGTCGGTCTGCTGGCGCAGACCATCAGTCTGGCTGCGCTACATTACGGCCTGGGCTCCATCATGCTGGCCGCCGGTGTCAGCTACCCGGATACGGTTAGGCAGAAACTGAACATACCGGAATCGAAGCAGATACTGATTTCCATTGCAATCGGCTATCCCGATGCGGACTCCAGGGTGAACAAATTCAGGACTGAGAGGGTGCCTCTGAGCGAGATCTGCTCCTGGCACGGCCTGTGA
- a CDS encoding HD domain-containing phosphohydrolase, which produces MSETIKILIAEDAPSDAELCQREVRKVLKSCQFEVVDSRQAYLAALSKFQPDLILSDYSMPGFDGMSALRLLQEHSPETPFIIVTGSVSEDVAAESMKAGAWDYIIKEHIRRLGPAVINALEKKQTLITKRKAEDEREAAYLALDRALKGSINAMSKIVEMRDPYTSGHQMRVADLSAAIAGELGLPEPHIRYLHIAGLIHDIGKIYIPSDILSKPGKLRDIEWELVKIHAQGSYDILKNVEFPWPVDQIAWQHHERINGSGYPRGLKGDQILLEAKILAVADVVEAMSSHRPYRAALGIEKAFEEITQNRGVLYDPDVVDACLKLFKENRFKLEHMHNNGI; this is translated from the coding sequence ATGAGTGAAACGATCAAGATACTGATAGCGGAAGACGCTCCGTCTGACGCTGAACTGTGCCAGAGGGAAGTGCGCAAGGTGCTGAAATCGTGCCAGTTCGAGGTGGTGGACAGTCGTCAGGCATACCTGGCGGCGCTCAGCAAGTTCCAGCCGGATCTCATACTGAGTGATTACAGTATGCCCGGCTTTGACGGGATGTCCGCGTTAAGACTGTTGCAGGAACATTCACCCGAAACGCCCTTCATCATCGTCACCGGGTCAGTCAGCGAAGACGTGGCAGCCGAAAGCATGAAAGCCGGCGCATGGGATTATATTATTAAAGAACACATCCGGCGGCTGGGACCGGCGGTGATCAACGCGCTGGAAAAGAAACAGACATTGATCACCAAACGTAAGGCGGAGGATGAGCGGGAGGCCGCTTATCTGGCGCTGGATAGAGCACTTAAGGGTTCCATTAACGCCATGTCCAAAATCGTTGAGATGAGGGATCCCTACACTTCAGGACATCAAATGAGAGTGGCCGATCTGTCGGCGGCAATTGCCGGGGAATTAGGACTTCCCGAACCGCACATCAGGTATTTACACATAGCAGGGCTCATTCACGATATAGGTAAAATATACATTCCCTCCGATATACTGAGCAAGCCCGGCAAGCTGCGCGATATAGAGTGGGAACTGGTCAAGATCCATGCGCAGGGAAGCTATGATATTTTGAAAAACGTGGAATTTCCCTGGCCCGTGGATCAGATAGCCTGGCAGCACCATGAGAGAATAAACGGATCGGGATATCCCCGGGGGCTCAAGGGCGACCAAATTTTGCTGGAAGCAAAAATACTGGCTGTGGCCGATGTGGTTGAGGCGATGTCATCGCACCGGCCGTACCGGGCTGCATTGGGCATTGAAAAAGCGTTTGAAGAGATCACTCAAAACAGGGGAGTCCTCTATGATCCCGACGTCGTTGACGCCTGTTTGAAGCTCTTTAAAGAGAACAGATTTAAGTTAGAACATATGCACAACAACGGCATATAG
- a CDS encoding response regulator, with amino-acid sequence MGDMHAIDVLLVEDNQQDAELTIRSLKKHKLANNISVVEDGAEALDFIFCRGKFNKRDINHPPKVIFLDLKLPLVSGLEVLRAIKQDARTKSVPVVVVTSSREDPDVKAAYELGANSYVVKPVDFEAFTEAIGSLGLYWLLINQPPR; translated from the coding sequence ATGGGCGACATGCATGCTATAGATGTTTTATTGGTCGAGGACAACCAGCAGGATGCGGAGCTCACTATAAGGTCGCTCAAGAAGCACAAGCTGGCCAATAACATCTCCGTGGTCGAAGACGGAGCGGAGGCGCTTGATTTTATCTTCTGCCGGGGCAAATTCAACAAGCGGGATATCAATCATCCACCCAAGGTAATATTTTTGGACTTGAAGCTGCCGCTGGTCAGCGGGCTGGAGGTATTGCGGGCAATCAAACAGGATGCCCGCACCAAATCGGTCCCGGTAGTGGTGGTTACCTCTTCGCGCGAGGACCCGGACGTCAAGGCCGCATATGAGCTGGGCGCCAACAGCTACGTGGTGAAGCCGGTGGACTTCGAGGCCTTCACGGAAGCAATCGGCAGCCTGGGCCTGTACTGGCTGTTGATCAATCAGCCACCCAGGTGA